The Oryzias latipes chromosome 16, ASM223467v1 genome includes a region encoding these proteins:
- the dcaf13 gene encoding DDB1- and CUL4-associated factor 13, whose translation MKVKVLSRNPDDYVRETKLDIQRVPRNYDPTLHPFEVAREYTRALNATKLERVFAKPFLASLDGHRDGVNCLAKHTRSLSTLLSGSCDGEVKVWNLSKRECVRTLQAHEGFVRGMVVRFCGTSFFTIGDDKTIKQWKMETPGYGEEEEPLHTILGKTVFTGLDHHQKEGVFATCGQQVDIWDEQRSSPIRSFTWGVDSFSSVSFNPVETDLLGSCASDRSIVLYDMRESAPLKKVIMTMRSNTLCWNPMEAYYFTCANEDYNLYTYDMRYLEKPLVVHMDHVSAVLDVDYSPTGQEFVSASFDKTIRIFPKDAGHSREVYHTKRMQHVICIKWSADSKYILSGSDEMNIRLWKANAAEKLGVLAPREREAANYSQKLKEKFQNHPQIRRIARHRHLPKSIYHQTKELRVMKDARRRKEMNVRKHSKPGAVPVVSEKEKHVVTVVK comes from the exons TCCCCAGGaactatgaccccaccctccaTCCTTTTGAGGTGGCCCGGGAATACACACGGGCCCTGAACGCAACTAAGCTGGAGCGAGTCTTCGCCAAGCCCTTCCTGGCTTCCCTGGATGGTCACAGAGATGGGGTTAACTGTCTGGCTAAGCACACCAGGAGCCTCTCCACCCTTCTGTCAGGCTCCTGTGATGGAGAG GTCAAAGTGTGGAATCTTTCCAAACGCGAGTGTGTCCGCACACTGCAGGCACACGAGGGGTTCGTGCGAGGAATGGTGGTCAGATTCTGTGGGacttcttttttcaca ATTGGGGATGACAAAACGATAAAGCAATGGAAAATGGAAACGCCGGGTTAtggcgaggaggaggagccacTTCACACTATTTTGGGAAAA ACTGTGTTCACAGGGCTGGACCACCACCAGAAAGAGGGTGTGTTTGCAACATGTGGCCAGCAGGTGGACATCTGGGATGAGCAGAGGAGCAGCCCGATCCGCTCTTTCACCTGGGGAGTggacagcttcagctctgtcaGCTTTAACCCTGTGGAG ACAGATCTTCTTGGAAGCTGCGCTTCTGACAGAAGTATAGTCCTATATGACATGAGAGAGTCAGCACCGCTTAAAAAG GTTATTATGACTATGAGGTCAAACACCTTATGCTGGAACCCAATGGAAGCTTATTACTTCACATGTGCAAATGAAGACTACAA TCTGTACACGTATGACATGAGGTACCTGGAGAAGCCCTTGGTGGTTCACATGGACCATGTCTCTGCGGTGCTCGATGTCGACTACTCTCCCACTGGGCAGGAGTTTGTGTCCGCCAGTTTTGATAAAACCATTCGGATCTTCCCCAAGGACGCCGGACACAGCAG GGAAGTGTACCACACCAAGCGCATGCAgcatgtcatctgcataaagtgGTCAGCAGACAGCAAATACATCCTGAGCGGATCTGATGAAATGAACATCAGACTGTGGAAAGCCAACGCAGCTGAGAAGCTGGGAGTG CTGGCTCCCAGAGAGAGGGAAGCTGCAAACTACAGTCAGAAGCTAAAGGAGAAGTTCCAGAACCATCCACAAATCCGGCGCATCGCCCGCCACAGACACCTACCTAAGAGCATCTACCATCAGACCAAGGAACTCCGGGTCATGAAGGACGCTCGCAGACGGAA ggaGATGAACGTTCGCAAGCACAGCAAGCCAGGAGCCGTTCCTGTGGTGTCTGAGAAGGAGAAGCATGTTGTTACGGTGGTGAAATAG